One region of Bacillus zhangzhouensis genomic DNA includes:
- the pgsC gene encoding poly-gamma-glutamate biosynthesis protein PgsC — MFGSDLYISLILGVLLSLIFAEKTGIVPAGLVVPGYLALVFNQPVFILVVLSVSLLTYVIVRFGLSKFMILYGRRKFAAMLITGIALKLIFDFFYPVVPFEIAEFRGIGIIVPGLIANTIQKQGLTITLGSTLLLSGATFAIMYVYYLF, encoded by the coding sequence ATGTTCGGATCAGATCTTTATATCTCGCTAATTTTAGGTGTTCTACTCAGTTTAATCTTTGCAGAAAAAACAGGAATCGTACCAGCTGGACTCGTTGTCCCAGGTTATCTGGCACTCGTATTTAATCAGCCGGTCTTTATTTTAGTCGTCTTATCTGTCAGCTTGCTTACGTATGTGATCGTTCGCTTTGGTCTATCAAAATTTATGATTTTATACGGACGCAGAAAATTTGCTGCGATGCTGATTACAGGGATTGCCTTAAAGCTGATATTTGATTTCTTCTATCCAGTGGTTCCATTTGAAATAGCAGAATTCCGCGGAATCGGAATCATTGTCCCTGGATTGATTGCAAATACGATTCAAAAGCAGGGTCTTACGATTACCCTTGGAAGCACGTTACTTCTAAGTGGTGCAACATTTGCCATCATGTATGTTTACTATCTATTTTAA
- a CDS encoding bifunctional glycosyltransferase family 2 protein/class I SAM-dependent methyltransferase: MKGKTSIVMLTYNELHLTKKCIDSIKQHTSSDQYELIIVDNASTDGTKEYVRKLDDVIFIDNEENKGFAKGCNQGAKKASGDSLLFLNNDTIVTENWLSPLKEALFASERIGMVGPVSNYVSGPQMVQPSYTDVKELPAFAKEYTFKRKGQRTYVHRLVGFCLLVKRKLIEDVGLFDERFVYGSFEDDDLCLRSLLKGYQLQIVHDSFVHHHGHATFNANQETNISTLFTENRLRFLDKWGIDLNLITPHPYFAELLPEDAAHVLDVGCGAGATGLELINRQSVDMYGVEADTLKAAVAKAYYEEVIEAKADEYPWSEKEAFFDAVIFSDVLEHVSDPWHIIKQAHASLKPGGVIICCLPNMMHAEVLLPLMTGDFTYQDVGILDRTHIRFFTPNTMRALFPDQLFERVIEQRINVQIDQNVQLFFDEVARIGASLGFQTNALSDQVTLYQLLIVVRKKGGFPSG, encoded by the coding sequence ATGAAAGGGAAAACAAGCATTGTCATGCTGACATACAACGAACTGCATTTAACGAAAAAATGTATCGATAGCATTAAACAGCATACGAGCAGCGACCAATATGAACTCATCATCGTCGATAATGCGTCAACTGACGGCACGAAGGAATATGTAAGAAAGCTGGATGATGTGATTTTCATTGATAATGAAGAGAATAAAGGTTTTGCAAAGGGATGTAATCAAGGGGCAAAAAAAGCTTCAGGAGATAGCCTTCTCTTTTTAAATAATGATACGATTGTGACGGAAAACTGGCTTTCTCCTTTAAAAGAGGCGTTATTTGCTTCTGAACGGATTGGGATGGTGGGGCCAGTCTCTAATTATGTGAGCGGCCCTCAGATGGTCCAGCCGTCGTATACAGATGTGAAGGAGCTCCCAGCCTTTGCTAAGGAGTATACGTTTAAGAGAAAAGGTCAGAGAACTTATGTGCACCGGCTTGTGGGATTTTGCTTGCTCGTGAAAAGAAAGCTGATCGAGGATGTGGGGTTATTTGATGAGCGGTTCGTATATGGATCATTTGAGGATGACGATCTTTGCTTACGTTCATTACTGAAAGGGTATCAGCTGCAAATTGTGCATGATTCATTTGTGCATCATCATGGTCATGCTACTTTCAATGCCAATCAAGAAACGAATATCTCTACACTGTTTACTGAGAACCGACTTCGGTTTTTAGATAAGTGGGGCATAGATCTAAATTTGATCACCCCCCATCCTTATTTTGCGGAATTGCTTCCTGAGGACGCTGCACACGTGCTGGATGTTGGGTGCGGCGCAGGGGCTACCGGGCTTGAACTAATAAATCGTCAGTCTGTTGACATGTACGGGGTAGAGGCGGATACATTAAAAGCAGCGGTCGCAAAGGCATATTATGAAGAAGTCATTGAGGCAAAGGCGGATGAATACCCATGGTCAGAGAAAGAGGCCTTTTTTGATGCGGTCATTTTTTCAGATGTTTTAGAGCATGTGTCAGATCCTTGGCATATCATTAAGCAAGCGCACGCATCTTTAAAGCCAGGAGGTGTCATCATTTGCTGTTTGCCTAACATGATGCATGCAGAGGTGCTTCTTCCTTTGATGACAGGGGATTTTACGTATCAAGATGTAGGAATTTTAGACCGAACCCATATACGGTTCTTCACACCAAACACTATGCGTGCGCTTTTCCCAGACCAATTGTTTGAACGCGTGATCGAGCAGAGGATCAATGTTCAGATTGATCAAAACGTCCAATTGTTTTTTGACGAAGTAGCAAGAATAGGGGCGTCACTTGGATTTCAAACAAACGCGTTGTCTGACCAAGTGACTTTGTATCAGCTTCTCATTGTTGTACGTAAAAAAGGCGGCTTCCCATCGGGATAA
- a CDS encoding IS3 family transposase (programmed frameshift), which translates to MGTRISYPVEVKQKAVDMRLAGVSMKEIMEELNIKNKTQVQTWVRWHKAGDTHRFEQPVGKQYTYGKGPEYSSELERLQAENRYLSQQNEVFKKVQRIGKEVDKETSIKLVEELCKTMTVQDICVHLGISRSSYYRWKKDRTQNHSKRQLEKQIGTLCREHKYRYGYRKITALLKMRMRINHKTVQRIMQKNQWQCRVKMKKRKKNGQPYAVAGNVLDRNFQSDRPLEKLVTDITYLPYGQKPLYLSSILDLYNGEVIAFTIGDKQDTDFILNTLDQLPALPENCVLHSDQGSVYTSYEYQKAVHIKGITMSMSRKGTPADNASIESFHSTLKSETFYLNRIDRTTTSIVERTVKDYIYYYNNIRIQTKLNNQSPINYRQLAV; encoded by the exons ATGGGGACAAGAATAAGTTATCCGGTTGAAGTCAAACAGAAGGCTGTAGACATGAGATTGGCAGGCGTATCTATGAAAGAGATCATGGAGGAATTGAATATCAAGAATAAGACGCAGGTTCAGACATGGGTGAGGTGGCATAAGGCTGGGGATACACACCGGTTCGAACAGCCTGTTGGAAAACAATATACCTATGGAAAGGGGCCCGAGTACTCTTCCGAATTAGAGAGACTACAGGCAGAAAATCGCTATCTGAGTCAACAGAATGAAGTTT TTAAAAAAGTACAACGAATTGGAAAGGAAGTTGATAAGGAAACGTCAATCAAACTGGTAGAAGAATTGTGCAAAACGATGACGGTACAGGACATTTGTGTCCACTTAGGTATCTCACGTAGTTCGTACTATAGATGGAAAAAGGATCGGACTCAGAATCATTCTAAAAGACAGCTAGAGAAACAAATCGGCACGTTGTGCCGAGAGCACAAGTATCGATATGGATATCGAAAAATCACAGCCCTACTAAAAATGAGAATGCGTATTAACCATAAAACTGTTCAACGTATTATGCAGAAAAACCAGTGGCAGTGCCGGGTTAAAATGAAAAAGCGTAAGAAGAATGGGCAGCCCTATGCCGTGGCCGGTAATGTACTGGATCGAAACTTTCAGTCTGATCGCCCTCTTGAAAAACTAGTAACGGACATCACATATTTGCCTTATGGACAGAAACCATTGTATCTTTCCAGTATATTGGATTTATATAATGGAGAAGTGATTGCTTTTACGATTGGTGATAAGCAGGACACAGACTTTATCTTAAACACACTTGATCAGCTCCCAGCACTGCCTGAGAACTGCGTGTTACATAGCGACCAAGGTTCTGTGTATACATCTTACGAGTATCAGAAAGCTGTTCATATAAAAGGCATTACCATGAGCATGTCCCGTAAAGGGACACCCGCTGATAATGCCTCCATCGAATCGTTTCATTCCACGCTAAAGTCTGAAACGTTCTATCTTAACAGGATTGACCGAACTACAACTTCCATCGTAGAACGCACTGTCAAAGATTACATTTATTATTATAACAACATTCGTATTCAAACGAAACTAAACAACCAATCACCGATAAACTATCGGCAATTGGCTGTATAA
- a CDS encoding CapA family protein has product MNKKLSFQEKLLKITKNQKKKTNKHVLIALPIVIACTFLFTFIGKAQVPTVHKNPENILTASFVGDIMFGRNVEKVTDRYGKQYLFRYAKPYFDVSDYVTGNFEHPVASDKEQAAQKNIYLKTDEDSVQTLKDLNFSVLNFANNHAADYGEKGMNNTINAFERAGMDYTGAGRNLQDAKQNISYKEVNGVKIATLGFTDVYGKDFKATNRQTGILPADPSIFIPMISHAAEKADLVVVHTHWGQEYNNEVNDRQRELAKAMSKAGADIIIGAHPHVLEPMEVYNGTAIFYSLGNFIFDQGWSRTRDSALVQYHLNKDGKATFEVVPMYIKEATPAPVKAGSLESKTIIRMLTNGTNADWKEKDGHIFFEVDHADKVKNLKENGGKEKK; this is encoded by the coding sequence ATGAATAAAAAATTGAGCTTTCAGGAAAAGCTGCTGAAAATCACAAAGAATCAAAAGAAAAAGACGAATAAACACGTACTGATTGCTTTACCGATTGTCATTGCTTGTACATTTCTATTTACGTTTATCGGGAAAGCACAAGTGCCGACTGTACATAAGAATCCAGAAAACATCCTGACCGCTTCGTTTGTCGGTGACATTATGTTTGGAAGAAATGTAGAGAAAGTAACAGACCGCTATGGAAAACAGTATCTCTTTCGCTATGCCAAGCCATATTTTGATGTATCAGATTATGTGACAGGCAACTTTGAGCATCCAGTTGCATCAGATAAGGAACAAGCAGCCCAAAAGAATATTTATTTAAAAACAGATGAAGATTCTGTCCAAACGTTGAAAGATTTAAATTTCTCTGTCTTAAACTTTGCGAATAACCATGCGGCAGACTATGGTGAAAAAGGGATGAACAACACGATCAATGCCTTTGAACGAGCCGGCATGGATTATACAGGTGCAGGTCGTAACCTCCAAGATGCGAAGCAGAACATTTCGTACAAAGAAGTAAATGGTGTCAAAATTGCTACACTTGGTTTTACAGATGTGTACGGGAAAGATTTCAAAGCTACGAATCGCCAGACGGGTATTCTGCCAGCCGATCCATCTATCTTTATTCCGATGATTTCGCATGCTGCTGAAAAGGCAGATCTCGTCGTTGTTCATACTCACTGGGGACAGGAGTACAACAATGAAGTAAACGACAGACAAAGAGAATTGGCAAAAGCGATGTCTAAGGCCGGAGCTGATATCATTATCGGTGCTCACCCGCACGTCCTTGAACCGATGGAAGTCTATAACGGAACAGCGATTTTCTATAGCCTTGGAAACTTTATTTTTGACCAAGGCTGGTCAAGAACACGTGATTCTGCACTTGTTCAGTATCATTTGAATAAAGATGGAAAAGCGACATTTGAAGTTGTCCCAATGTACATCAAAGAAGCAACACCTGCTCCAGTAAAAGCAGGATCTCTAGAATCAAAAACCATTATCCGTATGCTGACCAATGGGACGAATGCGGATTGGAAAGAAAAAGACGGACACATTTTCTTTGAAGTAGATCACGCTGATAAAGTTAAAAACTTAAAAGAAAACGGAGGGAAAGAGAAGAAATGA
- a CDS encoding spore germination protein, whose product MPNTNEQTRLHFLSGSFEEKIRILKKSFQQSGDFEYRELMVNETKSALFFIKTRIDEGKLNDFIIGNLLGSPGKQDYIKSLSTIETGDLTLITDSMIAGSIAFLDENSSQIKLFAVGQQPLRSISEPSSESIIAGAHDGFVESIDTNIYLLRSHLNDRKLAIQYHKVGTKSETKLATVYISDIANQEKVEEVKRRISSIKVDTLISPGSIVEAIEEDSFSIFPQLINTERPDKVRSAILEGRIVVLMDGSPMAIILPITFFSFFQSPDDYNSRWIPATFIRILRYLACFIAVILPSFYIAVIAFHYEVIPDELAITMKNSIIGIPFPPLIEAMLMEITIELIREAGVRLPKPIGQTIGIVGGLVIGDAVVQAGLISNVQVIVVAVTAVASFVLPSFEMTSTIRMLRFPLMFMASMFGFIGISFGLAIIIMNLCRLESLGVPYLSPVTPFNWQDLKDTVVRLPMWMYKNRPVYLNPQKHKQIEQLRGWKKKNEK is encoded by the coding sequence ATGCCAAACACCAATGAGCAAACACGCTTGCATTTTTTATCAGGCAGCTTCGAGGAAAAAATCCGTATCCTGAAAAAATCATTTCAGCAAAGCGGCGATTTTGAGTACCGAGAATTAATGGTGAATGAAACGAAATCTGCATTGTTTTTTATTAAAACAAGAATAGATGAAGGCAAACTAAATGATTTCATTATCGGCAACTTGTTAGGCTCTCCTGGAAAGCAGGATTATATAAAATCTCTTAGCACAATTGAAACAGGCGACTTAACGCTGATTACAGACAGTATGATTGCAGGAAGTATTGCCTTTCTTGATGAAAACTCCTCCCAAATTAAGCTGTTTGCTGTCGGACAGCAGCCGCTGCGTTCTATTTCTGAACCTTCTTCTGAAAGTATTATCGCGGGTGCACATGATGGGTTTGTTGAAAGTATTGATACCAATATCTACTTACTGCGTTCACATTTAAATGATCGGAAGCTCGCCATTCAATATCATAAGGTCGGTACAAAATCGGAAACAAAGCTTGCGACGGTTTATATATCTGATATTGCCAATCAAGAAAAGGTCGAAGAGGTCAAAAGACGGATTTCTTCTATAAAAGTAGACACACTGATAAGTCCTGGCTCTATCGTTGAAGCAATTGAAGAAGATTCATTTTCTATTTTCCCGCAGCTGATTAATACAGAACGCCCGGACAAGGTGAGATCTGCGATCCTTGAAGGCAGGATAGTCGTACTCATGGATGGCAGTCCAATGGCCATCATTCTGCCTATCACGTTCTTTAGTTTCTTTCAGTCACCAGATGATTATAACAGCCGCTGGATTCCTGCTACGTTTATTCGTATTCTGCGTTATCTTGCCTGCTTCATCGCAGTTATATTGCCATCTTTTTACATTGCTGTTATTGCGTTTCATTATGAGGTGATCCCAGATGAACTAGCCATTACCATGAAGAACTCTATTATTGGCATCCCCTTTCCTCCATTGATAGAGGCTATGCTGATGGAGATCACGATTGAACTCATACGTGAGGCTGGGGTGCGTCTGCCTAAACCAATCGGGCAAACCATTGGAATCGTAGGTGGTTTGGTTATTGGGGATGCGGTTGTACAAGCAGGACTTATTTCGAATGTCCAAGTTATTGTAGTCGCTGTGACGGCTGTCGCTTCATTTGTACTTCCGTCGTTTGAAATGACCTCCACCATCAGGATGCTTCGTTTCCCGCTCATGTTTATGGCATCGATGTTTGGATTTATTGGCATTTCATTTGGGCTCGCCATTATTATCATGAATTTATGCCGCTTAGAATCACTAGGAGTGCCATATTTATCACCTGTTACTCCATTTAACTGGCAGGACTTAAAAGATACTGTGGTTCGACTCCCAATGTGGATGTACAAAAATCGACCTGTTTATTTAAATCCGCAAAAGCACAAACAAATTGAACAACTGAGAGGGTGGAAAAAGAAAAATGAAAAATAA
- a CDS encoding LCP family protein — MDQSRSKRKGKKRLKPWVKVTLFIFSILLLTTASVTGYAYYKITNAAKKAQVSLDRGAQSVKRIEAFDPGKDSFSVLLLGIDSRPGETVKQARSDAMVLATINRTNKTVTLLSIPRDSYVNIPGHGFDKITHAHAYGGADLTVSTVENLLDIPVDFVIQSNFVAFKEIVNELNGVPINIKDDYLVKQIKKDTKGKVVLQTGTHTLDGDQALAYVRTRKADSDLMRGQRQMEVLKAIFDKSKSLTSIPSYDNIIDTLGNNVTTTLSMKELIGLFPLLTSLKSVDTIQLKGSDYQPNGVYYYQLDQNQLNKVKTELKKQLELS, encoded by the coding sequence ATGGATCAATCACGAAGTAAACGCAAAGGAAAAAAGCGTTTAAAACCATGGGTGAAAGTCACTCTTTTTATATTTAGTATTCTGTTATTGACAACTGCTTCAGTCACGGGCTATGCCTACTATAAAATAACCAATGCAGCAAAAAAGGCACAAGTATCTCTTGATCGAGGTGCACAATCTGTGAAACGGATTGAAGCATTTGATCCAGGAAAAGACAGCTTTTCTGTCTTGCTCCTTGGAATTGACAGCAGACCGGGCGAAACAGTGAAACAAGCACGAAGCGACGCAATGGTGTTGGCAACTATTAACCGCACAAATAAAACCGTTACATTATTAAGCATTCCAAGAGACTCATACGTTAATATTCCAGGCCACGGTTTTGATAAAATTACTCATGCACACGCATATGGCGGTGCGGATTTAACAGTAAGTACAGTTGAAAATTTACTAGATATTCCGGTCGATTTTGTCATCCAAAGTAATTTCGTAGCATTTAAAGAAATCGTCAACGAATTAAACGGTGTTCCTATTAACATCAAGGATGATTACCTAGTAAAACAGATTAAGAAAGATACAAAAGGCAAGGTTGTGCTTCAAACCGGAACTCATACACTGGATGGGGATCAAGCGCTCGCTTATGTGAGAACAAGAAAAGCAGATAGTGACTTAATGCGTGGACAGCGTCAAATGGAAGTGTTAAAAGCCATTTTTGATAAATCAAAATCATTAACATCTATTCCATCATACGACAATATCATTGATACACTCGGCAATAATGTTACAACTACCCTTTCAATGAAAGAGCTAATCGGGCTTTTCCCGCTTTTGACGTCATTGAAATCGGTTGATACCATTCAACTAAAAGGCTCTGATTACCAGCCAAATGGAGTTTATTATTACCAATTAGATCAAAACCAGCTGAACAAAGTGAAGACTGAATTGAAAAAACAGCTTGAATTATCATAA
- the pgsB gene encoding poly-gamma-glutamate synthase PgsB yields MWLIVIACVIMLGIGFIEKKRHQKNIDALPVRVNINGIRGKSTVTRLTTGILMEAGYKTVGKTTGTDARMIYWDTPEEKPIKRKPQGPNIGEQKEVMRETVERGANAIVSECMAVNPDYQIIFQEELLQANIGVIVNVLEDHMDVMGPTLDEIAEAFTATIPYNGHLVITDSEYTDFFKEIAKKRNTKVIVADNSKISDEFLRKFEYMVFPDNASLALGVAQALGIDEDTAFRGMLNAPPDPGAMRILPLMDAKTPGHFVNGFAANDAASTLNIWKRVKEIGYPTDEPIIIMNCRADRVDRTIQFAEDVLPYIEASDLVLIGETTDPIVKAYEEGKIPADHLHNLEYQSTEEIMNMLEKKLHNRVVYGVGNIHGAAEPLIEKIQEYKIKQLVS; encoded by the coding sequence ATGTGGTTAATCGTTATAGCCTGTGTCATCATGTTAGGGATTGGCTTTATTGAGAAAAAGCGTCACCAGAAAAATATCGATGCCCTGCCGGTGCGCGTCAATATTAATGGTATTCGCGGAAAGTCTACCGTTACAAGATTGACAACCGGTATCTTAATGGAGGCAGGTTATAAAACTGTCGGCAAAACAACGGGAACAGATGCAAGAATGATTTATTGGGATACGCCAGAGGAGAAACCGATTAAAAGGAAACCTCAAGGACCAAATATCGGTGAGCAGAAGGAAGTTATGAGAGAAACTGTTGAAAGAGGAGCAAATGCCATCGTCAGTGAATGTATGGCGGTAAATCCAGATTACCAAATAATCTTTCAGGAAGAGCTGCTTCAAGCAAACATTGGCGTGATCGTAAACGTTCTTGAAGACCATATGGACGTCATGGGGCCGACACTTGATGAAATAGCAGAAGCCTTTACAGCGACAATTCCTTACAATGGACACTTGGTTATTACGGATAGTGAATATACGGATTTCTTTAAAGAGATTGCGAAAAAACGCAACACAAAAGTCATTGTTGCAGATAATTCCAAGATTTCTGATGAGTTTTTACGGAAATTTGAGTACATGGTTTTCCCAGATAATGCTTCACTGGCACTTGGTGTTGCCCAAGCATTAGGGATTGATGAAGATACGGCATTTAGAGGAATGTTAAATGCGCCGCCTGATCCAGGAGCGATGAGAATTCTTCCGTTAATGGACGCGAAAACACCTGGACACTTTGTAAATGGATTTGCGGCAAATGACGCAGCATCTACATTGAATATTTGGAAGCGTGTGAAAGAAATTGGATATCCAACAGATGAACCGATTATTATTATGAACTGCCGTGCGGATCGTGTAGATAGAACGATCCAGTTTGCGGAGGATGTACTTCCATATATTGAAGCAAGTGATCTTGTCTTAATTGGTGAAACAACAGATCCAATTGTGAAGGCATATGAGGAAGGAAAAATTCCGGCTGATCATTTACACAACCTTGAATATCAATCTACAGAAGAAATTATGAATATGCTTGAGAAAAAGCTTCATAATCGAGTGGTTTATGGAGTCGGTAATATCCATGGTGCCGCTGAACCGTTAATCGAAAAAATTCAAGAATACAAAATTAAGCAGCTTGTCAGCTAG
- a CDS encoding Cof-type HAD-IIB family hydrolase, with protein sequence MKKMIAIDLDGTLLNTKSEISAQNRKALIRAKDAGYIVTICTGRATFDVKELLGDLDIPIIAANGGTVHTEGYELFSRITLDQEAGKQAAKALVERNIYFEVYTDDALLSPFDGKEKLKAEFDLIVSANPNEDLADLWEGAMTQFKQFGIKPVDDIRQIFESNEPTYKLLCFSFDMNKLNEAQNLLADMPELSLTSSGKHIIEVLPKESGKGHALKKLAAHYGVDRSHIYAIGDSPNDLSMFEEAGHRIAMGNAVDVIKNKSTYITKGNHEDGVAYFIDLLLQNQFHEKKTLV encoded by the coding sequence ATGAAAAAAATGATTGCGATTGATTTAGACGGTACACTCTTAAATACAAAAAGTGAAATATCCGCTCAAAACCGAAAAGCATTGATTCGTGCAAAGGATGCTGGATATATTGTGACCATCTGTACAGGGCGGGCAACTTTTGATGTAAAGGAGCTGCTTGGCGATTTGGACATCCCCATTATTGCGGCAAACGGCGGGACTGTCCATACAGAAGGATACGAGCTCTTCAGCCGAATCACATTGGACCAAGAAGCGGGCAAGCAGGCTGCAAAGGCATTAGTGGAACGAAACATTTACTTTGAAGTCTATACAGATGATGCTCTCCTCTCCCCTTTTGATGGAAAAGAGAAGCTGAAAGCAGAATTTGATCTGATCGTAAGCGCAAATCCAAATGAGGATCTCGCTGATCTCTGGGAAGGAGCCATGACGCAATTTAAACAATTTGGCATCAAACCAGTGGATGATATCCGTCAGATTTTTGAGTCGAATGAACCGACTTATAAATTACTCTGTTTCTCGTTTGATATGAACAAACTAAACGAAGCACAAAATCTTCTGGCAGACATGCCCGAACTTTCATTGACCTCGTCTGGAAAACATATTATTGAGGTGCTGCCAAAAGAATCTGGAAAAGGACATGCCTTGAAAAAGCTTGCAGCCCATTATGGCGTAGACCGCTCACATATTTATGCGATTGGCGACAGTCCAAACGATCTTTCTATGTTTGAAGAAGCAGGCCACCGGATTGCCATGGGGAATGCTGTTGATGTCATTAAAAATAAGAGCACCTACATCACAAAAGGGAATCATGAAGATGGCGTCGCTTATTTTATTGATCTTCTTTTACAAAATCAATTCCATGAAAAAAAGACGCTTGTCTGA
- a CDS encoding NlpC/P60 family protein, translated as MKWKGMLIGGCALVGLMFMSQSMVSAQTPSLLEQAEKLIGIPYHKGGTDPKTGFDASGFIQYVYKTSEAFDLPRKVIDQYHIGKKVSWDKAQPGDLVYFRSLEETKEIPTHVGLYAGNDQVIHTTLSQGVVKTDVSQSKYWTDRFYAVKRLPGTQEISDDPLVKDAMTYLGIPYVFGGADPKTGFDCSGFLQYLFEKSLGIYLPRSAEQQWIVGEKVALDDIRPGDFVFFSNTYKPGISHVGMYIGGDRFIHASRSESVTISYLSESYWREKWTGAKRLTDLDLSKEDPIVSKAAAYIGEVPYVKGGTNPKQGFDTAGFTQYVYREVLGIELPRYASGQVKAGTPVKRSELKPGDLVFFSGTSLIPAIYAGSNQVIHVTVSNGVVLTNMKTSAYWKDKYETAVRIKK; from the coding sequence ATGAAATGGAAAGGAATGTTGATTGGAGGATGTGCGCTTGTAGGGCTGATGTTCATGTCCCAATCAATGGTATCTGCTCAAACACCATCTCTTTTGGAGCAAGCGGAAAAGCTGATTGGAATACCTTATCATAAAGGAGGAACCGATCCAAAAACGGGCTTTGATGCATCTGGGTTTATTCAATATGTGTACAAGACTTCAGAAGCTTTTGATTTGCCGCGGAAGGTAATTGACCAATATCACATTGGAAAAAAGGTATCATGGGATAAAGCGCAGCCCGGTGACCTTGTGTATTTCAGAAGCCTTGAAGAAACGAAGGAGATCCCAACGCATGTCGGGCTGTACGCTGGGAACGATCAAGTCATCCACACCACGCTTAGTCAAGGTGTAGTGAAAACGGATGTCAGCCAAAGCAAATATTGGACAGATCGATTTTATGCGGTCAAACGCCTGCCCGGCACACAAGAAATTTCTGATGATCCTCTAGTAAAAGATGCGATGACCTATTTAGGAATTCCTTATGTATTTGGAGGAGCAGATCCAAAGACTGGATTCGATTGCTCAGGTTTTTTACAGTATTTATTTGAAAAATCACTTGGAATTTATTTACCTCGAAGTGCTGAACAGCAGTGGATCGTTGGAGAAAAAGTGGCATTAGACGATATTCGCCCTGGGGATTTTGTCTTTTTTAGCAACACATATAAGCCCGGAATTTCTCATGTAGGTATGTATATTGGAGGCGATCGCTTTATTCATGCGAGCCGTTCTGAAAGTGTGACAATTTCTTATTTGTCTGAATCGTATTGGCGCGAGAAATGGACAGGTGCGAAACGATTAACAGATTTGGATCTTTCGAAAGAGGACCCTATCGTATCAAAAGCCGCTGCGTATATTGGCGAAGTCCCTTATGTCAAAGGCGGTACGAACCCAAAGCAAGGATTTGATACAGCAGGGTTCACGCAGTACGTGTATCGAGAAGTGCTTGGCATTGAGCTGCCTCGCTATGCATCAGGTCAAGTCAAAGCAGGTACGCCTGTGAAACGTTCTGAGCTTAAGCCGGGAGATCTTGTCTTCTTCAGCGGGACATCATTGATACCAGCGATTTATGCAGGATCAAATCAAGTCATTCATGTGACTGTTTCAAACGGTGTTGTCTTAACCAATATGAAAACAAGTGCGTACTGGAAGGACAAATATGAAACGGCTGTTAGAATCAAAAAATAA